The following proteins are co-located in the Apium graveolens cultivar Ventura chromosome 5, ASM990537v1, whole genome shotgun sequence genome:
- the LOC141661089 gene encoding putative F-box protein At3g16210, whose amino-acid sequence MSASKLLKDIPDDIVSKILLPLSVNDLLRCKSVCKSWLSILSDPRFVKSQLAFSNETSDDRSCIAHTYTQGDDSDTTMSLVNLDSGQLVADLDFPFPQDEFPYMPPSLVCLVGSACGIVCVRCSYHSIFDIYLWNPAIKMSKLIPEGNIRGDEQRVVLGFGFNSIADDFKVVKLVSANNIFFAEVYSTHTNAWRNIEPGPSDFPTSENYDAYAKIFDVCVNGFLCTTGTNGMIAFDLDAEVFNCGIKLPVPEFNNFYHSTRIIEYNDSVAAIFWMSKYEDPAKMNLWSLDDEACLTGDGIQPSWTLRQNIDVNWKVDFVQGYFNNGDFLLQEYDNCYLYNPDNGEADLCTPGNEQARYFMNAFFHGQIFRYTKSLCKIAGFTKVHWTWNIDEDDSEDDS is encoded by the coding sequence ATGAGTGCATCGAAACTGCTTAAAGACATTCCTGATGATATAGTATCCAAAATTCTCCTACCCCTGTCTGTCAATGATTTACTTCGATGCAAATCAGTTTGTAAATCCTGGCTCTCAATTCTCTCAGACCCTCGTTTTGTCAAATCACAACTCGCATTCTCAAATGAAACATCTGATGATCGATCTTGCATCGCTCACACCTACACTCAAGGCGATGACTCGGACACCACAATGTCACTGGTGAACCTCGATTCTGGTCAACTTGTTGCTGATCTGGACTTTCCTTTTCCTCAAGATGAGTTTCCGTATATGCCTCCCTCTTTAGTATGTCTTGTTGGTTCTGCTTGCGGTATTGTCTGTGTTCGCTGCAGTTATCATAGTATATTTGACATTTACCTTTGGAATCCTGCTATTAAGATGTCAAAACTTATTCCCGAGGGTAATATTCGTGGTGATGAGCAGAGAGTGGTTTTAGGCTTTGGTTTTAATTCGATTGCTGATGATTTTAAGGTTGTTAAGCTTGTTTCTGCTAATAACATCTTTTTTGCTGAGGTCTATTCTACTCATACAAACGCTTGGCGAAACATTGAGCCTGGTCCAAGTGATTTTCCTACAAGCGAAAATTATGATGCTTATGCCAAAATATTTGATGTTTGTGTCAACGGATTTTTATGTACTACTGGAACAAATGGCATGATTGCTTTTGATTTGGATGCGGAGGTGTTTAACTGCGGTATTAAGTTGCCTGTCCCCGAATTCAATAATTTCTATCATAGTACTCGCATAATCGAATACAATGATTCTGTTGCTGCCATTTTTTGGATGAGTAAGTATGAGGATCCTGCCAAAATGAACTTGTGGTCGCTGGATGACGAGGCATGCCTTACTGGTGATGGAATTCAACCATCATGGACTCTAAGGCAAAATATAGATGTAAATTGGAAGGTGGACTTTGTTCAAGGATACTTCAACAATGGTGATTTCCTACTGCAAGAATATGATAACTGTTATCTGTACAACCCCGACAATGGAGAGGCCGATTTGTGTACCCCCGGAAATGAACAGGCCAGATATTTCATGAATGCATTTTTTCATGGTCAAATTTTCAGGTATACAAAGAGCCTTTGTAAAATTGCTGGATTCACAAAAGTTCACTGGACCTGGAACATTGATGAAGATGACAGCGAAGATGATAGTTAG
- the LOC141661090 gene encoding uncharacterized protein LOC141661090 codes for MELMSSYQQQQTSNDEQKGYVGSISGRAFIRRDKQRFRMTKPLFERILIELQQHDNYFIQKNDATGATGLSGIQKMTAVVKMLAYGAPTDNIDEYVKIGKSTASESLEKFCRGVVEIFKLEYLRTRNATDIARLLRVVENSGFLGC; via the exons ATGGAATTGATGAGCAGCTACCAACAACAGCAAACAAGCAATGACGAACAAAAGGGTTATGTTGGTTCCATCAGTGGTCGAGCTTTCATCCGCCGTGATAA GCAACGATTTCGGATGACAAAACCACTGTTTGAGAGAATTTTAATTGAACTCCAACAACATGACAATTACTTTATCCAGAAAAATGATGCTACAGGTGCCACTGGTTTATCCGGTATTCAGAAGATGACTGCAGTAGTAAAGATGCTTGCATACGGGGCGCCGACTGATAACATTGATGAGTATGTAAAGATTGGAAAAAGCACTGCTAGTGAATCACTTGAAAAATTTTGTAGAGGGGTTGTGGAGATTTTCAAGTTAGAGTACTTGAGAACTCGTAACGCAACTGATATTGCTAGGCTCTTGCGTGTGGTAGAGAATAGTGGATTCCTGGGATGCTAG